CGCCCGCACCCCCTCGCCCCTTCGGGGGAATCCCCCCGCAGCGCCGCCGCTCCCCCGGCGGCGCTGCGCCGTTTCCGGGGTCCGGGGCCGGAAGAATGTGGCCGAACCCGACCGCTTGACCGGTCCATGTCACAGCCTCACCATGTCACCACCGCACGACCGTCTGTCGCACTCCCCCACACTCCCCACCCAGGAGACAGCATGCGACTTCGTATCCGCGGAAGAAGGTCGGCCGCGCTGGCCGGCCTCCTGGCGCTCGCCCTGGCGGCGCCGATCTCCGCACTCGCGACACCCGCCGGGGCCGACCCGGCGCCGGCCGCCGCCACCCGCGGCGGGGACGAGGTGATCCGGCAGTACGAGATCGCCGGACCCGCCACCCCCGCCGAACGCACCGCCCTCACCGCCACCGGCGTCTCCATCGACGAGGTCGACGCCGGCCACGTCGTGGTCAGCGCCAACGCCCAGCAGGCGGCCCACCTCAAGAGCCTCGGCTACAAGCCCGTCGCCCTGCCCGCCCCGCCCGACCGGGGCAAGGCCGCCACCAGCGCCCTCGGTCCGCTCGACTTCCCCTCCGCCGACGCGAAGTACCACAACTACGCGGAGATGAACGCCGAGATCGACCAGCGGCTCGCCGCCTACCCGTCCATCATGAACAAGCGGGTGATCGGCAAGACGTACCAGGGCCGGGACATCATCGCGATCAAGGTCAGCGACAACGTCGCCACCGACGAGGCCGAGCCCGAGGTCCTCTTCACCCACCACCAGCACGCCCGTGAGCACCTCACCGTCGAGATGGCGCTCTACCTGCTGCGCGAGCTCGGCGCGGGCTACGGCACGGACTCCCGGATCACCACCATGGTGAACAGCCGCGAGATCTGGATCGTGCCGGACCTGAACCCGGACGGCGGCGAGTACGACATCGCCAGCGGCTCCTACCGCAGCTGGCGCAAGAACCGGCAGCCCAACTCCGGTTCCTCGTACGTCGGTACGGACATGAACCGCAACTGGGACTACAAGTGGGGCTGCTGCGGCGGCTCCTCCGGCTCCAAGAGCTCCGAGACCTACCGCGGCACGGCGCCCGAGTCCGCGCCCGAGGTGAAGGTCGTCGCCGACTTCGTCCGCTCCCGGGTCGTCGGGGGCAAGCAGCAGATCAAGACCGGCATCGACTTCCACACCTACAGCGAACTGGTCCTGTGGCCCTTCGGCTGGACCACCGCGGACACCGCCACGGGCATGACCCAGGACGACCGCGACGCCTTCGCCACCGTCGGCAAGAAGATGGCGACGAGCAACGGCTACACCCCCGAGCAGTCCAGCGACCTGTACATCACGGACGGGTCGATCGACGACTACCTGTGGGGCGCGCAGAAGATCTTCGCGTACACCTTCGAGATGTACCCGACCGACTCCTGGAGCGGCGGCTTCTACCCGCCCGACGAGGTGATCGAGCGGGAGACCAGCCGCAACCGCGACGCCGTGCTCCAGCTCCTGGAGAACAGCGACTGCATGTACCGCTCGATCGGCAAGGCCGCGCAGTACTGCTCGTGAGCGGTACGGCTACGCGTTCTCGTCGAAGTAGGCGTCCAGCACCGCGTCGAGCTGTGACTCCCACTCCGTGATGCGTCCCCTGGCCGGTGCGTCGATCTCGATCGGGTACCAGCGCCGGT
The DNA window shown above is from Streptomyces showdoensis and carries:
- a CDS encoding M14 family metallopeptidase; amino-acid sequence: MRLRIRGRRSAALAGLLALALAAPISALATPAGADPAPAAATRGGDEVIRQYEIAGPATPAERTALTATGVSIDEVDAGHVVVSANAQQAAHLKSLGYKPVALPAPPDRGKAATSALGPLDFPSADAKYHNYAEMNAEIDQRLAAYPSIMNKRVIGKTYQGRDIIAIKVSDNVATDEAEPEVLFTHHQHAREHLTVEMALYLLRELGAGYGTDSRITTMVNSREIWIVPDLNPDGGEYDIASGSYRSWRKNRQPNSGSSYVGTDMNRNWDYKWGCCGGSSGSKSSETYRGTAPESAPEVKVVADFVRSRVVGGKQQIKTGIDFHTYSELVLWPFGWTTADTATGMTQDDRDAFATVGKKMATSNGYTPEQSSDLYITDGSIDDYLWGAQKIFAYTFEMYPTDSWSGGFYPPDEVIERETSRNRDAVLQLLENSDCMYRSIGKAAQYCS